A region from the Medicago truncatula cultivar Jemalong A17 chromosome 6, MtrunA17r5.0-ANR, whole genome shotgun sequence genome encodes:
- the LOC25495240 gene encoding senescence-associated carboxylesterase 101 yields MSQLKLFSGGAEHASFVTSYEILKKTWNVISSSYQDIVTNDDDDDGVGLCWKVYKEQSSDLTIIAFEATKDYSNLQSDLVSSSDLKENKNFHQFEFLCTKKNPSFSLNNTAVSLFCDNLQKLDQLKSKISTPLIVTGKGLGGSIASLFTISLLDNHISSWNFRNRPLCITFGSPLVGDKKLQQAISRGSYWNSCFIHVVSCNDPLPRLFTTNYMPFGTFLFCSDSGSTCFENPDSNLEILITLNKVHGQNQGFDSAEYGNLVEKLRRKTIFKDSSTPTIDKNNSDSLAIGISLQLQQTLGLTPHMLQKQNIDINVLETMIKTLEARFIIQKKISFNPSNKQNEMKGCIAQVEWYKKKTTNLDIGYYDSYKNMYEISDYDVVEFHKKLTSYWEKMVEDVEMKPKKEGAFFPTCWLYGGIIYRRMVEPLAIAQYYKEGGKDYVNKKRSKHFKKLEEQSRNAINELNITRKTNMKMILTRDSCFWAHVEEAILACNELKVVKDKEEVLKKLVEFEDYVYCLLKDYQVSSEIFLSQSSYMSWWKDYKAIKGRSYTSKLDNFMNDAEKVKLYGLGAYEFP; encoded by the exons ATGTCACAACTTAAACT ATTTAGCGGTGGAGCTGAGCATGCATCATTTGTGACAAGCTatgaaatccttaaaaaaacatgGAATGTTATCTCATCTAGTTATCAAGACATAGTtacaaatgatgatgatgatgatggtgttgGATTGTGTTGGAAAGTTTACAAAGAACAAAGTTCTGATTTGACTATTATAGCCTTTGAAGCTACCAAAGATTATTCTAATCTTCAAAGTGATTTGGTTTCATCTTCTGATCTTAAAGAGAATAAGAATTTTCATCAGTTTGAGTTTTTGTGCACTAAGAAGAAcccttctttctctcttaatAACACTGCTGTTTCACTCTTTTGTGATAATCTTCAGAAGCTTGATCAGTTGAAATCTAAG ATTTCGACTCCATTGATTGTTACTGGAAAAGGTCTTGGAGGATCAATAGCTTCACTCTTCACAATATCACTATTAGATAACCATATTTCAAGTTGGAATTTTCGGAATCGTCCACTATGCATCACATTTGGTTCACCTCTTGTTGGTGACAAGAAATTGCAACAAGCCATATCACGTGGTTCTTATTGGAATTCTTGCTTTATTCATGTTGTTTCTTGCAATGATCCACTTCCTAGGCTATTCACCACAAACTACATGCCTTTCGGaacatttctcttttgttcTGATTCAGGTTCTACTTGTTTTGAGAATCCTGATTCTAATTTGGAAATTCTCATTACATTAAACAAAGTTCATGGTCAAAATCAAGGATTTGATTCAGCTGAGTATGGAAACTTAGTTGAAAAACTCAGACGTAAAACGATTTTCAAGGATTCTTCTACGCCGACCATAGACAAGAACAATTCGGATTCACTTGCAATTGGTATCAGTTTGCAGTTGCAGCAAACACTAGGGTTGACACCACACATGCTG CAAAAGCAGAACATTGATATCAATGTTCTTGAAACAATGATAAAAACACTAGAAGCAAGATTCATCATTCAAAAGAAGATATCATTTAATCCATCAAATAAACAGAATGAAATGAAGGGATGTATAGCACAAGTTGAATGgtacaaaaagaaaacaacaaatctTGACATAGGGTACTATGACAGTTACAAAAACATGTACGAAATatctgattatgatgttgttgagtttCATAAAAAGCTCACAAGTTATTGGGAGAAGATGGTTGAAGACGTTGAAATGAAGCCTAAAAAAGAAGGTGCCTTTTTTCCTACTTGTTGGCTATATGGTGGAATTATTTATAGAAGAATGGTTGAACCATTAGCTATTGCTCAATACTACAAAGAAGGTGGTAAAGATTATGTGAATAAAAAAAGGTCCAAACACTTCAAAAAATTGGAGGAACAGTCAAGAAATGCcataaatgaattaaatattacaAGGAAGACgaatatgaaaatgattttgactaGAGATTCTTGCTTTTGGGCACATGTTGAAGAGGCTATACTTGCATGCAACGAGTTGAAGGTTGTGAAAGACAAAGAAGAGGTATTGAAGAAATTGGTTGAATTTGAGGACTATGTTTATTGTTTGCTTAAGGATTATCAAGTTTCATCTGAAATTTTCTTGAGTCAAAGTAGCTATATGAGTTGGTGGAAAGATTATAAAGCTATTAAGGGACGTTCATACACTTCAAAACTTGATAACTTCATGAATGATGCTGAAAAGGTTAAGCTGTATGGTTTGGGAGCTTATGAATTTCCTTGA
- the LOC25495241 gene encoding peroxidase 31 has product MAATKTTSTSSKTLLSFFLFFNIIINLNISESKLTLDYYKQTCPQFQQIIQQTVTSKQIQSPTTAAATLRLFLHDCLLPNGCDASVLLSSTPFNKAERDNDINLSLPGDSFDLIVRIKTALELSCPNTVSCSDILATATRDLLIMLGGPHYNVYLGRRDGRASVSSFVDGFLPKPSMTMTQIVSIFTKRGFTVEEMVALSGAHTVGFSHCSEISSDIYNNSSGSGSGYNPRFVEGLKKACGDYKKNPTLSVFNDIMTPNKFDNVYFQNLPKGLGVLKSDHGLFSDPSTKPFVERFAKDQDYFFKVFASSMQKLSLLNVQTGRKGEIRRRCDQIN; this is encoded by the coding sequence atggcagcaacaaaaacaacctcaacatcatcaaaaacattgttgtcattcttcttattcttcaacatcatcattaaCCTTAACATCTCCGAATCAAAACTAACCTTAGATTACTACAAACAAACATGTCCACAATTCCAACAAATCATTCAACAAACAGTAACCTCAAAACAGATCCAATCTCCAACCACCGCTGCCGCCACTCTCCGTCTCTTCCTCCACGACTGCCTCCTCCCTAACGGCTGCGACGCCTCCGTCCTCCTCTCTTCAACCCCTTTCAACAAAGCTGAACGTGACAACGACATCAATCTCTCTCTTCCAGGAGACTCCTTTGACCTCATCGTACGTATCAAAACCGCTCTTGAACTCTCCTGTCCCAACACTGTCTCTTGCTCTGACATACTTGCTACTGCTACACGTGATCTTCTTATCATGCTTGGTGGTCCTCATTACAATGTTTACCTCGGCCGTCGCGACGGCCGAGCCTCTGTGTCATCTTTTGTTGATGGCTTTCTTCCAAAGCCGTCAATGACAATGACACAGATAGTTTCAATATTCACGAAACGGGGTTTTACGGTTGAAGAGATGGTTGCTTTATCTGGTGCTCATACAGTTGGATTTTCACATTGTAGTGAAATTAGTTCAGATATTTACAACAATTCTTCTGGTTCTGGTTCAGGTTATAATCCTAGATTTGTTGAAGGGTTAAAGAAAGCTTGTGGTGATTATAAGAAGAATCCAACTTTGTCTGTTTTTAATGATATTATGACaccaaataaatttgataatgtTTATTTTCAGAATTTACCTAAAGGTTTAGGGGTTTTGAAATCAGATCATGGGTTGTTTAGTGACCCTTCAACTAAACCTTTTGTGGAAAGATTTGCTAAGGATCAAGATTATTTCTTTAAGGTTTTTGCTAGTTCAATGCAGAAGCTTAGTCTTTTGAATGTTCAGACTGGTAGGAAGGGTGAGATCAGAAGAAGATGTGATCAGATTAATTGA
- the LOC11434906 gene encoding U-box domain-containing protein 40 has product MEIHKNTNKKWGGSKKESKSLEPIATTTPKMKWKKMMIFFNTTKATQNQNPPQEFLCPISGSLMSDPVIVSSGHSFDRTSVQACKNLNYTPQLADGTTPNFTTLIPNLNLKSSILKWTQTQTKMQTNPNLTTTENLVLKLMSSKQHEQNQNNLVLKLMSSKQHQRNQNNLVSNKNDQEEETRPISMLTPRKTSYSSSEESIATVTSSSSTRTTPPQLQSFCYSSPSSSELEPSTTPEEEEIVTKLRNHELVIVEEGLISLRKITRTNLESRVQLCSNRVLCFLRSLILSKNEVVRVNALASLVNLSLEKVNKVKIVRSGIVPPLIEVLRFGSCESQEHASCAMFSLALDDDNKTAIGVLGALLPLLHALKSESEKTRHDSGLALCHLSLVRSNRAKMVKLGFVSVLLGMVKSGHMMDQVLLMLGNLGFGSDGRAAMLDAGVVECLVGLLCGNELESESTKESCVAVLHALSHGGLRFKAVAKEVGVVEMLQKMEKMKSEKAKEKVRRILEVMREKEVEEEEVDWEELLDSGFSGRTMNRLNSGLDDLSVKSDEL; this is encoded by the coding sequence ATGGAGAttcacaaaaacacaaacaagaaATGGGGTGGTTCCAAAAAGGAATCAAAATCATTAGAACCAATTGCAACTACTACTCCAAAgatgaaatggaagaaaatgatgattttCTTCAACACAACAAAAGCTACCCAAAACCAAAACCCACCTCAAGAATTTCTATGCCCCATTTCAGGTTCTCTCATGTCTGATCCTGTAATTGTCTCCTCTGGTCATTCCTTTGACCGAACCTCAGTACAAGCATGTAAAAATCTCAACTACACCCCCCAACTTGCTGATGGCACCACCCCAAATTTCACAACATTAATACCAAATCTTAACCTCAAATCCTCCATTCTCAAATGGACTCAAACCCAAACCAAAATGCAAACCAATCCAAATCTAACAACCACTGAAAACCTCGTACTCAAACTTATGTCTTCAAAACAACATGAACAGAATCAAAACAACCTCGTACTCAAACTAATGTCTTCAAAACAACATCAGCGTAACCAAAACAACCTCGTATCAAATAAAAACGACCAAGAAGAAGAAACACGACCAATATCAATGTTAACACCACGAAAAACCTCCTACTCAAGCTCAGAGGAATCTATAGCTACTGtcacttcatcatcatcaacaagaaCAACACCACCACAGCTTCAAAGTTTCTGTTACTCTTCACCTTCTTCATCTGAACTTGAACCTTCAACAACAccggaagaagaagaaatagtaACAAAACTCAGAAACCATGAATTGGTTATAGTAGAAGAAGGTTTAATCTCACTCAGAAAAATCACAAGAACGAATTTGGAAAGTAGAGTTCAACTTTGCAGCAATAGGGTACTATGTTTTCTGCGTTCTTTGATTTTGTCTAAGAACGAGGTTGTAAGAGTCAATGCACTTGCTTCATTGGTCAACCTTTCACTTGAGAAAGTTAACAAAGTGAAGATAGTCCGGTCAGGAATTGTTCCACCGTTGATTGAGGTTTTGAGGTTTGGATCGTGTGAATCGCAGGAACATGCTTCGTGTGCGATGTTTAGTTTAGCGcttgatgatgataataaaaCTGCGATTGGTGTTTTAGGTGCTCTTTTGCCATTGCTTCACGCGCTTAAATCAGAGAGTGAAAAGACGCGCCATGACTCGGGTTTGGCACTTTGTCATTTGTCTTTAGTGAGGAGTAATCGGGCTAAGATGGTTAAGCTAGGGTTTGTTTCGGTTTTGTTGGGGATGGTTAAGTCGGGTCATATGATGGATCAAGTTTTGTTGATGTTGGGTAATTTAGGGTTTGGATCGGATGGTCGGGCTGCTATGTTGGATGCAGGTGTTGTGGAGTGTTTGGTGGGTTTATTGTGTGGGAACGAGTTGGAGTCTGAGTCGACCAAAGAGAGTTGTGTTGCGGTTTTGCATGCATTGAGTCATGGCGGATTGAGGTTTAAGGCGGTGGCAAAGGAGGTTGGAGTTGTGGAAATGTTGCAAAAGATGGAGAAAATGAAGAGCGAGAAGGCTAAAGAAAAGGTGAGGAGGATATTGGAGGTGATGCGAGAAAAAGAGGTTGAAGAAGAGGAAGTGGATTGGGAGGAGTTGCTTGACTCAGGGTTCAGTGGTCGAACTATGAATCGACTCAACAGTGGATTGGATGATTTAAGTGTTAAATCGGATGAGCTGTGA